The following DNA comes from Phycisphaerae bacterium.
CAGGGCGACTGGCACGCGACGGCGGACCGGCTTCGGGAGTGGATGGCGGAGTGGTGGCAGCCGTGCGACACGCCGCGTGCGGTGCGTGAGAAGATCGGGTTGGTTCACGTTCAGACGCGCGGGTTTTCGGGCGAGGATTACCACGAGTTTTCGGAGCTGCCGGCGATCGCCCGCGACGCGAGGAAGTTCGGCGTGCGGGATTTGATGATCTGGGATTGCACGGCGTCGGTGTATTACCGTCCGGACCGCGGGGATTTCTGGGAGATGCCGGCGGAGCGTGAGCGGGAATTGCGGCGGTCGCTGGCGGCGGTGCGGAAGCTCGGGTTTTCGGTGTCGTCGTTTGTGAACTGGCGGCTGTTGGCGGAGTACAACGGGACGTGGCCGGATTTGAAGGGGCTGGCGCAGGAGAGCGTGTTCGGCGTGCCGCTGTTCGGATTTCCGTGCTCGACGATGGACGGCGGGTTGTACGGGGATTTGGGTTATGAGATGGGTTCGCACGCGGTGTGCTGCGGAGCGGACGGGTATTTGCCGTTCGCACGGCGGGTGCTGGAGCGGACGTTTGAGTTGGGGTTTGACGCGACGGCGATCGATCAGGCGTTCGAGTGGAATTACTGTTTGTCGCGGGAGCACGGTCACGCGTCGCCGCAGGAGGCGTGGCGGCGGACGTATGCGTGGTTTGACGAGGCGACTCGGACGACGCGGGCGCGGACCGGGTCGTACACGGTGGCGGAGGTGCCGGACCTTTATAACACGCAGTACATCGATCTGTGGTGGAATTGGGGCTGGCGGGACGATTCGTGGGCGAGGTCGTCGGTGTACCGGTACGTGCTGCCGTCGATGATTCCGTGCTGGTGCATCGATGAGAATCAGCGGGACGTGATCGGACAGGCGTTTGCGGTGGGGAGTTTTCTGGCCATCGGCACGCGGGACATGACGGGGTATTTGTCGGACGATTCGGAATTGGCGGCGCAGGTTGGACGGCTGGCGCGTTTGCGGAAGGCGACGGCGCGGTACGTGAATCACGGGCGGTTTTTGGACGATCGGGGGTTGAAGGTGACGGGCGGCAAGGGGTACGTGTATGAGTCGGGTCGCGGGCTGGCGGTGGCGTTGGCGAATGGGAAGGGTCGGACGGTGAAGATGAAGGTGTCGCTGTCGCCGGAGGCGCTTGGGCGGAAGGTCGGCCAGCAGGGCGTGTTCCATATGGAAGGCGTTTCGGCGGTTGAGGTGACGCCGGGTCGTCGCGGCGGGAGGTTGACGGCGACGGTGGAGTTGCCGGCGTATGGCGCGGGGGTGTTGGCGTTTGATGGGGTGAAGCGGCAGTGATTTTTACGCGAGTTCGACCTTGGGTGGGGCGTCGATTTTTGAGGCGACGGCGCCGTCGGGCCGGCGGGAGTGTTCGACGGTGATGGGGCCGTGCGGGGTGGGCAGGGTTCCGGCGGCGAAGGTCAGGTCGGCGAGGTGCGGGCGGACGGCGGCTTTGCGGTAGCCGGGTTCGAGCGGGACGATGCCGAGGACTTCGCGGGGGAGCCAGGCGGTGGGCCCGGCGGCCCAGCCGTGGCAAAGGGAGTGACGCTGGCCTTCGTAGCAGCCTTTGCCGCAGTAGCCGTGGACGTCGCGTTTGTCGGGCGGGACGATCTCGTCCATCCGGCCGGCGTTTTCGAGCCATTCGGTTTCGAAGGCTTCGAAGAAGGTGGTGGCGCCGAGGTCGAGCATGCCGCCCCAGTAGGATCGGATCAGGTCGAGGCATCCGGCGTGGTCGTCGGCGAGGGCGCGGGCCTGGAGGACGTAGTAGCCGAACCAGGTGGAGAGTTGGCGGTCGGGTTGGAGGGCGAGGCAGATTTGGTTGGCGTGTCGCGGGTCTTCGAGACCGGCGATCGCGCGGACGGCGTGGACGTGTTTGCGCGGGCTTTCGGCGAGCGGGGCGGCGCGGAGTTTCTGGTGGAGTTGTGAGGCGAGGTCGGCGAGTTGGTCGTCGTTGATGGCGCGGGCGATTTTGGCGGCTGCGTCTGCAGCGAGGACGAAGATGGCTTGGATGGATTCGCCTTCGGCGGTCGGGTCGCCGAGGAGGGCGTGGTCGACGAAGCTGCCGAGGGTTTGCCGGCCGTCGGGGTCGATATGGTTGGCGAGGCGTTTGGTCAGGTGGGTGAGGGCGTCGCGCTGAGCGCGGAGGTAGGGCAGGTCGGCGGTGAGCATGTACCAGTCCCAGTGGCTGACGATCCACCAGAGGGAGTAGGAGGGAATGTTGTTGATCCAGGCGTCGGGGTCGGTGGTATCGCGGAGGAAGTCGAGGGTGTGGGGGACGACCTCGTGCGGACCGAAGAGGGCGGCGATGACGTGGAGCTGCGGATGGAGGTCGCCCATCCAGGCGAGGCGGTCGCGTTTGATGCCGTCCATGACGATGTCCTGGCAGCAGAGGTGGACGGTGCGGGCACCGACGCGGTAGATTTCGTTGAGGCGTTGGTCGGAGGATTCGAAGCTACCGAGGAATTGGCGGTCGCGTTCGATGGCGACGGCTTGGACGGATCGGATGGTGACGGCGGTGTTGGGTTCGAGGAGGTCGATGCGGACGAAGCGGAAGCCGGTGAGGCCGAATTCCTGGGTTCCCATGCCGGGAAAGTCGACGGTGAAGTCGTGGATGGCGTGGTCGTTGTTGGGGTCGGCGAAGGTTTCGGAGACGGATTCGCCGAAGCGGATGCGGAGGGGGACGTGCATTCGAGGGGTGGAGGCGGGGACGGCGATGCGGACGGAGCCGTTGTATTCGCGGCCGAAGTCGAGGGTGATGGAGGGGCCGGGTCCGTCGCCGGCGGCGAGGCGGCAGACTGTCAGGTCGTCGCGGAGGAGGGCGTCGGGGTTTTCGATGGCGCCGGCGGCGGGATCGGACCAGACGATTCGGGCGGGCATGGCGAGGAAGCGGTTGAGGGGGTCTCGGCGCTGGGATGGGGATGTCATGGGTCGTCCTTGAAAATTCGGTTTTTGCGAATGGGGCAGGATAGCGGGTGGAGGGGAGGGTGTCAATGGGTGGCGGGTTGGAGCAGGAGGGGCCGCAGCGGCGGGAGGGTGAGGCGGGATGGGAACATTTCGTAGCTGATCAGGTCGAGCATGGGGCCGGCGGCGCCGTGGAGTTCGACGGTTTGCGGCTGATGGGTGTAGTTGACGAGGTTGAGGAGGAATTGGCCGTTGTGGGGGACCAGACGCCATTCGAGGCCGTCGGGATACTGGCGGTCGGCGAGGGTGACCTGGATGGGGAGCGGGTTGAGGGTATCGTCGAGGATCGATTTGAGGGCGGCGGCGAGGGTTTGATGGTCGGCGTTTGGGGCGAGGGCGGGGCATCGCAGCGGGTTGGGCAATTCGCGGTTGAAGTCATCTTTGGCGAATGACGCGCCGATCGAGATGATTTGGCGGTTTGGCGCGGCGGATTGCCACGCGCGGAGTTTTTCGACGGTTTGCGG
Coding sequences within:
- a CDS encoding alpha-L-rhamnosidase, with amino-acid sequence MTSPSQRRDPLNRFLAMPARIVWSDPAAGAIENPDALLRDDLTVCRLAAGDGPGPSITLDFGREYNGSVRIAVPASTPRMHVPLRIRFGESVSETFADPNNDHAIHDFTVDFPGMGTQEFGLTGFRFVRIDLLEPNTAVTIRSVQAVAIERDRQFLGSFESSDQRLNEIYRVGARTVHLCCQDIVMDGIKRDRLAWMGDLHPQLHVIAALFGPHEVVPHTLDFLRDTTDPDAWINNIPSYSLWWIVSHWDWYMLTADLPYLRAQRDALTHLTKRLANHIDPDGRQTLGSFVDHALLGDPTAEGESIQAIFVLAADAAAKIARAINDDQLADLASQLHQKLRAAPLAESPRKHVHAVRAIAGLEDPRHANQICLALQPDRQLSTWFGYYVLQARALADDHAGCLDLIRSYWGGMLDLGATTFFEAFETEWLENAGRMDEIVPPDKRDVHGYCGKGCYEGQRHSLCHGWAAGPTAWLPREVLGIVPLEPGYRKAAVRPHLADLTFAAGTLPTPHGPITVEHSRRPDGAVASKIDAPPKVELA